One segment of Methanothermobacter sp. DNA contains the following:
- a CDS encoding H(2)-dependent methylenetetrahydromethanopterin dehydrogenase-related protein, whose translation MKVTVYGAGNQKLYTEELNLPEKYGGEAPYGGSRMAMEFAQAGHEVTLAEPVRDVLEDEHWNLVEEAGVTVTDNDKEAAAEADVAVLFTPFGKGTINIVREILPELPEGAVIANTCTVSPVVLYYVLEKELKMDRTDIGVSSMHPAAVPGTPQHEHYVIGGRPTAELDIATDEQISRCAELAESTGKTAYVVPADVTSAVADMGSLVTAVALAGVLDYYYVGTQIIKAPEEMVEKQILMTLQTMASLVETSGVDGMARAMNPELLVKSARSMHLLDEQEELDAALRKISQLNDDVMKWIEGAEVKHTDLVAAQALTGELKTVMGDRAAEGTIRRCMRKMFE comes from the coding sequence ATGAAGGTGACAGTTTACGGTGCTGGTAATCAGAAATTATATACTGAGGAACTGAACCTCCCTGAAAAGTACGGCGGGGAGGCTCCATACGGCGGAAGCAGAATGGCCATGGAATTCGCACAGGCCGGACACGAGGTTACACTTGCGGAACCTGTAAGGGATGTACTGGAAGATGAACACTGGAACCTTGTTGAGGAAGCAGGTGTAACTGTCACAGATAACGATAAGGAGGCCGCAGCTGAAGCCGATGTTGCAGTGCTCTTCACACCCTTCGGAAAGGGAACCATAAATATAGTCAGGGAGATACTCCCTGAGCTACCAGAGGGGGCAGTTATAGCCAACACCTGTACGGTATCACCTGTGGTGCTGTACTACGTCCTCGAAAAGGAATTAAAAATGGACAGAACAGATATAGGTGTGTCCTCAATGCACCCTGCGGCTGTGCCAGGGACACCGCAGCACGAACACTACGTTATAGGTGGAAGGCCCACAGCGGAACTTGATATTGCAACAGATGAACAGATATCAAGGTGTGCTGAACTCGCAGAGAGCACTGGTAAGACAGCCTACGTGGTCCCGGCGGATGTGACCTCAGCAGTTGCAGATATGGGCTCCCTGGTCACTGCGGTGGCACTTGCAGGTGTCCTGGACTACTACTATGTGGGTACCCAGATAATAAAGGCCCCTGAGGAGATGGTTGAGAAGCAGATACTCATGACACTCCAGACCATGGCATCCCTGGTTGAGACATCAGGTGTTGATGGAATGGCCAGGGCCATGAACCCTGAACTCCTGGTGAAAAGCGCAAGGTCAATGCACCTCCTTGATGAACAGGAGGAACTGGACGCAGCCCTCAGGAAGATCTCCCAGCTCAACGATGATGTCATGAAATGGATCGAGGGCGCAGAGGTTAAACACACGGACCTTGTGGCTGCCCAGGCCCTCACAGGTGAACTCAAAACCGTCATGGGGGACCGTGCAGCTGAGGGTACAATAAGAAGGTGCATGAGGAAGATGTTTGAATAG
- a CDS encoding potassium channel family protein, whose amino-acid sequence MKDLQKGFRVLSEIIILVLLGLDGLSLIISTFLPLQPVTFSRIVLLDLLTSITVVAAYILQPGVRDRWNIPVVMVPFYFIGVNILGVNPDSVILAVLNLIKVVGLFIAFRDLAGSVGEFIRTSRLGYGLGLFVSVLFVFTIVFYLVESPVNPLVRTYEDSLWYVLQTITTVGYGDIIPVTAPGRLTGVVIMISAIASTSLITASATSTLLETLRKEQERIDSTRRDEFRMLRDKLDELEMKLERIEDMLEKRR is encoded by the coding sequence GTGAAAGATCTTCAGAAAGGTTTCAGGGTACTGTCTGAGATTATCATCCTTGTTCTCCTTGGACTTGACGGGCTGTCACTCATTATCAGCACATTTCTTCCCCTCCAGCCCGTGACATTCTCAAGGATAGTCCTCCTGGACCTCCTCACAAGCATCACGGTTGTGGCAGCCTACATACTTCAGCCAGGAGTCCGCGACAGGTGGAATATTCCCGTTGTGATGGTGCCCTTCTACTTCATCGGCGTGAACATCCTGGGGGTGAACCCTGATTCTGTCATACTTGCAGTTCTGAACCTCATAAAGGTTGTGGGGCTCTTCATTGCATTCAGGGACCTTGCAGGGTCTGTTGGGGAGTTCATAAGGACCAGCCGCCTGGGCTATGGTCTGGGACTCTTTGTATCTGTGCTTTTCGTATTCACAATCGTATTCTACCTGGTTGAGAGTCCGGTGAATCCCCTTGTGAGGACATATGAGGACTCATTATGGTACGTCCTCCAGACCATCACAACGGTGGGCTACGGTGATATAATACCTGTAACAGCCCCTGGAAGGCTGACCGGTGTGGTCATAATGATCAGTGCCATTGCATCCACAAGCCTCATAACCGCGTCCGCTACATCCACACTCCTTGAGACCCTCAGGAAGGAGCAGGAGAGGATAGACTCCACACGGAGGGATGAGTTCAGGATGCTACGTGATAAGCTGGATGAACTGGAAATGAAACTTGAGAGAATAGAGGACATGCTGGAAAAACGTAGATGA
- a CDS encoding YbjQ family protein codes for MLMVTSNTVEGKVIGRYHGIVTGDALIGANIYKDLFSGVRDVVGGRTSAYERELARARELALSSMREAAGKLGADAIIGVRIDYHNLGGTMGNTILVSATGTAVSLEE; via the coding sequence ATGCTCATGGTAACGTCGAATACCGTTGAGGGTAAGGTGATAGGCAGGTACCATGGTATCGTGACCGGGGATGCGCTCATAGGGGCCAACATATACAAGGACCTCTTCTCAGGTGTTAGGGACGTGGTTGGTGGCAGGACATCGGCCTATGAGAGGGAACTTGCAAGGGCAAGGGAACTGGCCCTGTCCTCCATGAGGGAGGCCGCCGGGAAGCTGGGGGCTGACGCAATTATAGGTGTGAGGATCGACTACCACAACCTTGGGGGTACAATGGGTAACACCATCCTCGTATCCGCCACAGGGACAGCGGTGTCCCTTGAGGAGTGA
- a CDS encoding tRNA-guanine transglycosylase produces MSLWSSKVSFKDHYVDDTFPLVRSAKLKINKKSVYTPLLWLGHLPSAQPHIWNHFDIETIMVSAYEIIRNRRVYEEICEKGIHKYLGFDGLVIMDSGGFSFQKKDSLEVDPEDILELYEMSKPDLGVVLDHPLNPLENEMKNKDRWMKTLQNSDLMLKNGKIPLIPVVHGYSLEDLRNSCNDIKKIHENPPIIGLGSIVPLIFKCRGSKKFKNSVNFIIDSVRMVRKEFPDSLLHVFGIGSAKSMHLMYSLGVDSLDSMGWRLKAAYGCIQLPGVGDRYPLNKNNGRPSLSKDDKKLLDLCECPICRYKSLKEKIEVLDSDFKSRAIHNAWVFMRERDLYYEKLLDGSCFDFCNERLKKGFFSKHFNYALQEVVHQKLG; encoded by the coding sequence GTGAGCTTGTGGAGTAGTAAGGTTTCCTTTAAAGATCATTATGTTGATGATACATTTCCTCTTGTAAGATCTGCAAAGTTAAAAATTAACAAAAAATCAGTTTATACACCTTTATTATGGCTAGGGCACCTTCCCTCAGCTCAGCCACATATATGGAATCATTTTGATATTGAGACCATCATGGTTAGTGCGTATGAAATTATTAGAAATCGAAGAGTATACGAAGAAATATGCGAAAAAGGGATCCACAAATATCTGGGCTTCGACGGTTTAGTGATAATGGACTCTGGAGGATTCTCCTTTCAGAAAAAGGATAGTTTAGAAGTTGATCCAGAAGACATACTTGAACTTTATGAAATGTCCAAGCCAGATCTAGGTGTTGTGCTTGATCATCCACTCAATCCCTTGGAAAATGAGATGAAGAATAAGGATAGGTGGATGAAAACTCTTCAAAATTCTGATTTAATGTTAAAAAATGGTAAAATTCCGTTAATACCCGTTGTTCATGGTTATTCTTTAGAGGATCTTAGAAATAGTTGTAATGACATAAAGAAGATTCATGAGAATCCTCCTATTATTGGATTGGGCAGTATAGTTCCTTTGATTTTTAAATGTAGGGGGAGTAAAAAATTTAAAAATAGTGTTAACTTCATAATAGACTCGGTAAGAATGGTAAGGAAGGAATTCCCAGATTCTTTATTGCATGTTTTTGGTATTGGCAGCGCGAAATCCATGCATCTGATGTACTCCTTAGGTGTTGATTCCCTTGACTCAATGGGCTGGAGATTAAAAGCGGCCTATGGCTGTATTCAGCTGCCAGGGGTAGGTGATAGATATCCTCTTAATAAGAACAATGGAAGGCCTTCTTTAAGTAAAGATGACAAAAAACTTTTAGATCTTTGTGAATGTCCAATTTGTAGATACAAATCTTTAAAAGAGAAAATAGAAGTATTAGATTCTGATTTTAAGAGCAGAGCAATACATAATGCTTGGGTTTTTATGAGGGAAAGGGATTTGTATTATGAGAAATTATTGGATGGCAGTTGTTTTGATTTCTGCAATGAAAGATTAAAAAAAGGATTTTTTTCAAAACATTTTAATTACGCTCTTCAGGAAGTGGTTCATCAGAAACTGGGGTAA
- a CDS encoding ATP-binding protein, with protein MLVLVATKMGSKILARVAKIVPFNAYYTEDDPWSEARRKGLPIPDNIARKYEICELDLLIQLPNTEVNYPPKPGDEVLKIDLEEHYEDIFGISRDEPGYIWFGTLFGYKKAPIPLDIEKVPMHMAVFGTTGSGKSFSTGVLIEKFMGIKASESRAVSFPMMIIDANGDYLEYDKYFKKYDYGDVDPGISPVGWVKRFVFPHIANENQELVGEPVIGIDLDRLSVKEMAETIVMYYKGSLDGAELQVNGIVTLFEYIKENLGYESLHDFFVDDDSYEELIRQLRNFDNKRIASATKPAIERAFEKFREIEYNYGILSAKSESELTRDDFIDDITENGGIAIIDFSEEGATGVDIRVKQLVMTYLANLLFNKFSKYKIENRTRYLIFLIEEAQNFIPDRSYPISSSLAKNKLSLIATQGRKFGLSLCIVTQRPSFIDKIVLSMCNTFFIHRISPDDVSYVRTATGGLPSSLENRLTRLTQGHMIVTGQMNKLPFPMMIKIPKSDRIVPHPMGTTDVVSTLKRLREGFE; from the coding sequence ATGCTGGTTTTAGTTGCTACAAAAATGGGCAGTAAGATCCTTGCACGAGTAGCTAAAATAGTTCCATTTAACGCTTATTATACTGAAGATGATCCTTGGTCTGAGGCACGTCGTAAAGGTCTGCCTATTCCAGATAACATCGCCCGCAAGTATGAGATATGTGAATTGGATCTTTTAATTCAACTTCCTAACACTGAAGTCAATTATCCTCCAAAACCAGGGGATGAAGTTTTAAAGATAGATCTTGAAGAGCACTATGAAGATATATTTGGCATTTCAAGGGATGAACCTGGTTATATATGGTTTGGAACACTATTTGGTTACAAAAAGGCACCAATACCTTTAGATATTGAGAAAGTCCCAATGCACATGGCAGTATTCGGTACAACAGGTAGTGGAAAATCTTTTAGTACGGGGGTATTGATTGAGAAGTTTATGGGTATTAAAGCAAGTGAAAGTCGTGCTGTTTCATTTCCTATGATGATCATAGATGCAAATGGAGATTACCTGGAGTATGATAAATATTTTAAAAAATATGATTATGGGGATGTAGATCCCGGAATAAGTCCTGTGGGATGGGTTAAAAGATTTGTATTTCCTCACATAGCAAACGAAAACCAGGAATTAGTTGGAGAACCTGTCATTGGTATTGATTTAGACCGTCTTTCAGTTAAAGAAATGGCTGAAACAATTGTAATGTATTATAAAGGAAGTTTAGATGGTGCAGAACTTCAAGTAAATGGAATAGTAACTCTATTCGAGTATATAAAAGAAAACTTAGGTTATGAGTCACTACATGATTTCTTTGTTGATGATGATAGCTATGAAGAATTAATAAGACAATTAAGAAACTTTGATAACAAAAGAATAGCCTCTGCTACTAAACCTGCTATTGAAAGAGCATTCGAAAAATTCAGGGAAATAGAATATAATTATGGGATATTATCAGCGAAATCTGAATCAGAATTAACCAGAGATGATTTTATTGATGACATTACAGAAAACGGCGGGATTGCAATAATTGATTTTTCTGAGGAGGGGGCTACTGGTGTTGATATTCGAGTAAAACAGCTTGTAATGACATATCTGGCTAATTTGCTTTTTAACAAATTCTCAAAATACAAAATTGAAAACAGGACAAGATATTTAATTTTCTTAATAGAGGAAGCTCAAAACTTTATTCCAGATAGGAGTTATCCTATAAGCTCTAGCTTAGCTAAGAATAAGTTATCTTTAATTGCAACTCAGGGTAGAAAATTTGGATTGTCACTATGCATTGTAACTCAAAGACCTTCATTTATTGATAAAATAGTTTTGTCTATGTGCAACACATTTTTTATACATAGAATTTCTCCTGATGATGTTTCTTATGTTAGAACAGCCACTGGAGGTCTCCCTTCTTCACTTGAAAATCGCTTAACACGTCTAACTCAGGGCCATATGATAGTAACAGGTCAGATGAACAAATTACCATTTCCAATGATGATCAAAATTCCTAAGAGTGATAGAATAGTTCCACATCCTATGGGTACAACTGATGTTGTTTCAACTCTAAAAAGACTACGTGAAGGATTTGAGTAA
- a CDS encoding DNA double-strand break repair nuclease NurA has protein sequence MDIDEIKKRIEFNETDGEVLINLIESANEKGSKIGETFRLIKEQSKKIFKDLSSLKKIIFTIDDLKDYGQFREWCSVGIDGSFYSVGPIGSKWYAPYSIVRILFEKGLSDEPVVDVYAAGIEEIDENKHKSIDGEASRRMLLGETKALEDWNTKNTESIVFIDGPVVDPPGYIDENYVEYRCDAIKKATSQSFLVGCVKKCIDSHFLREYERILKLERNKLLKNFSVDKNLFAYFFTAYRLDNNYDDVLFTHPLELKDEISRRYSNYGIRIFSVFFQKDFSSEIIRLDIPMKYDKGDVNLRVQRAVTASYEWTFPGQNIPVPIEIAHEKCKIRGGAAQVIYEEILARTHATGNIEDMIIMNNMG, from the coding sequence ATGGATATAGATGAAATAAAAAAAAGAATAGAATTCAATGAAACCGATGGAGAAGTTTTAATAAATTTAATTGAAAGTGCCAATGAAAAGGGGTCTAAAATAGGTGAAACTTTTCGTTTGATAAAGGAACAATCAAAAAAGATATTTAAAGACTTATCTTCTCTAAAAAAAATCATTTTTACTATCGATGACCTTAAAGATTATGGTCAGTTTAGAGAATGGTGCAGCGTTGGTATCGATGGCAGTTTTTATAGTGTAGGGCCTATTGGTTCTAAATGGTACGCTCCTTATTCAATTGTGAGGATACTTTTTGAAAAAGGATTATCTGATGAACCTGTTGTTGATGTTTATGCTGCAGGAATAGAGGAAATTGATGAGAATAAACACAAATCTATTGATGGTGAAGCTTCAAGAAGAATGCTGTTAGGGGAAACCAAGGCTTTAGAAGATTGGAATACAAAGAACACAGAATCAATTGTATTTATTGACGGGCCAGTTGTAGATCCACCAGGTTATATTGATGAAAACTATGTTGAATACAGATGTGATGCAATAAAAAAAGCTACATCCCAGTCTTTTTTAGTAGGATGTGTTAAAAAATGTATTGATTCCCATTTCCTAAGGGAATATGAAAGGATTTTAAAATTAGAGAGAAATAAGTTACTCAAAAATTTCTCAGTAGATAAAAACCTTTTTGCTTACTTTTTCACTGCATACCGGCTTGATAACAATTATGACGATGTTCTTTTCACACATCCTCTTGAATTAAAGGATGAAATAAGTAGAAGATATTCTAATTATGGTATCAGAATATTTTCTGTTTTCTTCCAGAAAGATTTTTCTTCAGAAATTATCCGGCTTGATATTCCAATGAAGTATGATAAAGGTGATGTTAACTTGAGAGTGCAACGGGCAGTTACTGCGTCATATGAGTGGACATTTCCAGGCCAGAATATACCGGTACCTATTGAGATTGCCCACGAAAAGTGTAAAATAAGGGGGGGTGCTGCGCAGGTTATTTACGAAGAGATTCTTGCAAGAACACATGCAACAGGTAACATTGAGGACATGATTATAATGAATAACATGGGGTGA
- a CDS encoding roadblock/LC7 domain-containing protein yields the protein MIERILKDLGRVNGVNGSLVVGKDGLIIESEVSGDIDAELVGAMASAVFGTAERSAEEIKHEPLEQVMIEGKRGKTLMIDAGEGILVVITDVDVNLGMIRIEMKRSAERLSDLLG from the coding sequence TTGATAGAGAGGATACTCAAGGACCTTGGAAGGGTGAACGGTGTTAACGGATCCCTTGTTGTTGGAAAGGACGGTCTCATAATAGAGAGTGAGGTTTCAGGTGACATCGACGCGGAACTCGTGGGTGCAATGGCCTCAGCGGTGTTCGGTACAGCCGAGAGGTCGGCCGAGGAGATAAAGCATGAGCCCCTCGAGCAGGTCATGATTGAGGGTAAACGTGGTAAGACCCTCATGATCGATGCCGGTGAGGGGATCCTCGTCGTGATAACCGATGTGGATGTGAACCTGGGAATGATCAGGATAGAGATGAAGAGGAGCGCCGAGAGGTTAAGTGACCTTCTCGGATAA
- a CDS encoding heavy metal-binding domain-containing protein: MGRYRWAVIAVAAGLAAGLLSAILSVRFQLVIFGFNIMYIVSPLLAGFVESYIAGRRYGASTGAVSAILVFFAVNIYGWFFPAEPIEWNVFTVGGLMLAFQAAFPTAVNFLLAAIITYLLGLAGKGVGDLLVPKNGTIPLGYDGGGEVLGIAAGEAVGKPDEITELRRLAVERMLSDAEAMGAVGVVDIDVEVTVLRDLGGEVLAVTATGTAVKG; encoded by the coding sequence TTGGGGAGGTACAGGTGGGCCGTTATTGCGGTTGCAGCGGGCCTTGCAGCGGGCCTCCTATCAGCCATCCTCTCTGTCAGGTTCCAGCTTGTGATATTCGGCTTCAACATCATGTACATAGTATCCCCCCTCCTGGCAGGATTTGTTGAATCCTACATTGCTGGGAGGAGGTACGGGGCAAGCACGGGTGCTGTAAGCGCAATACTGGTCTTTTTCGCTGTGAACATCTATGGATGGTTCTTCCCGGCTGAACCCATCGAGTGGAATGTGTTCACGGTTGGGGGTCTGATGCTTGCCTTCCAGGCGGCCTTCCCCACAGCAGTGAACTTCCTCCTCGCGGCAATCATAACATACCTCCTTGGACTCGCAGGTAAGGGTGTGGGTGACCTTCTGGTACCCAAGAACGGGACCATACCCCTTGGCTATGATGGTGGAGGTGAAGTGCTTGGTATAGCCGCAGGGGAGGCTGTTGGTAAACCCGATGAAATCACAGAACTTCGAAGGCTGGCTGTTGAGCGCATGCTGAGTGATGCTGAGGCCATGGGGGCTGTGGGGGTGGTTGACATTGATGTTGAGGTTACGGTGCTCAGGGACCTCGGTGGGGAGGTTCTCGCTGTGACAGCCACAGGGACAGCTGTGAAGGGTTAG